tgaagacCTGCTGACTGTTCCCAGGTAAAATAATATCCCCCCCAAAAGCCCTCCCAAAGAGTGTACAAAACTATTAACTACCTGCACTGGCTTTGCTTTGTGGCAGCCAAGTTCAGGGCAAGCAGCTGGGTGTGGAAGAGACCAGAAGGATATTTTAGGTTGCAAACCATCAGCAGGGTgggaaaggggggtggggggtggaaataaaGCAGCTGtgacaccaaagcagcagccaagaaGTTCAGTTGATGCCTGATTTGGGGTTAGGTCTGAGTTCCCCCCCAGCCCGGTCCAGTCCTTCCCACTctcccagaggcacagaatatctttggctggaagagacctccaagagctTCTAACCCAACCTACaacccacccctgctgctctcctgctgtctGAGTGAAGGACACAGAGTGACccctggccagggctgggcagagctgctgccccagccctgggtaGTGCAAAtgttgtgtctctgtgctggtttgagcAGCATCCCAAGGGTGAGCCCAGGGGATTCCAGCAGGACCTCCTGCCCtcagggggatgggggggatgCATGGCCTAGAGGGGCTCAGCTTTGAGGCCAGAAGGgctttgtgttgtttttccAAGCAGGGGGTAAACAAAAGTGCAGAGTGggtgagctcagggctggggctgaagcacagaatcacaaaatcaggGAAATCATCCAAGTGGGAGAAGCTCtctgaggtcacccagtccaaccatcaacccagcaccaccacagccactaaaccacagccctcagtgccatgcccacagggTTTTTGatcccctgcagggatggggactccaccacctccctgggcagcctgtgccagtggctgaccactcttgcaggaaaggagttgttccttgtgtccaacctgaacctcccctggggcaccctgaggccatttcttcttgtcctatcacttgacagcagggagaagagcccaaccccaccttGCATGTGGGAaaagatcaacccccacctggctgcagactcctttcagggagctggagagagtagtgaggtctcccctcagcctcctttgctcagGTTCCCCCAGGCCcccctgttctccaggcagggcagtggtgcaggggagctgccttcacccaagctgcagctgggagggaccAGGCTGGAGGGGGTTGCTCAGCATCCCAGAGCAGGAAATTGTTATCTCAGATATTAAGAGTTACTTTCAGGCAGTTAGAAAGCAACTGGTTGTCCTCCAAGCAGCTTTGATAGGAAGAACAAGGAGGCATTcaccacagaggagctcagctttgtgttctcctctccctgcccttgctTCCCCCTCATCCacatcccctcccccagcagccaaaggctctctggggctgtgggcttgcaagacctggagctgctggcagagcaaaAGAGCAGTTTGCAAGTAATCTTGTTACAAGGGACAGATCTGAGCAGCTCTGTAAGccttgcagagatgtggtgctgagggccatggctgaatagagtagaatagaattaaccaggctggaagagacctttgggatcgttgagtccaacctatcacccaacaccatctgatcaactcaaccatggcaccaagcacctcatccagtctcctcctaaacacctccagggatggggactccaccacctccctgggcagcacatcccaatggccaacctctctttctatgaagaacttcctaacatccagcctgaacctctcctgacacagcttgagactgtgtcctcttgttctgtcacaacctaataacaaccttccagtacctgaatgggctccaggaaggctggagagggactgtttgcaaagggctgcagggacaggagcaggggcaatggcttcaaactagagcagagcagatttagattggatgtgaggaagaagttctgcaccaggaggctggtggaacactggcacaggctgcccagggaggtggtggaagcttcatccctggagatattcaaggtcaggcttgatggggctctgagccacctgctcttgctggggaggtccctgctggctgcaggggggctgggctggctgcaggggggctggactggatgagctttggaggtcccttcccacccaaaccattctctgattccatcttttctctcttggaaCTCTCCTTTACATCCACGTTTTCTCCTGTgctgggagttggaagggacctccagagatcatccagagtccaacccccctgccagagcagggtcacccagggcaggccacccAGGTGGATCCTCAGTGGCTCTGAAGTTTGGAGTTATGATTAGGCacccaaaaaagccccaacccaaGCACCAAATCTTTGCCATTCTGCTGCTGGAGATATTTATCTCACCACAGTGCTGGAGATCCCTGATGCCTCCCTGCTGGGAGTGAGGCTGGCTCCAGGGCCAAACTGGGAGCTTGGTGCTTTGCAAGGTGCTGGGCAAGCTGAGCTCTTGGAGCTGCTGTAAAGAGCTTAGGATGGGaaggttccagcagcctcacacccgGATATGCAAAACTCATCTGTCAGTGAGCTATTGTCCCTGTTCCCCAGGCTTGCTGGTTTGGCATCTGGGCTGTggaagggcagagggaggggtttgggtgggggcaaagctggcacagctccagcccagctggggcagcctcCTTCCCCCCGTCCcagcttctttccccccccatcTCAGCCACCTTCCCCCCTGTCCCAGCCTCCTTCCCCCACATCCCAGCCTCTTTTCCCCGTGTCCCAGCCACTTTCCTCCATGTCCTAGCCACCTTCCCCCTGGTCTCAGCCTCTTTCCCCCGtgtcccagcctcctgcccccccgtgcctgctcccccaggcaCTTCAGGTTgttggtgcttgtggcaaaaagggCTTCGattcccaccccaccaccacctccccccttCCCTGAGCCCTGAATAGAGGCTGTagtgctgcctggcagcaggctgaaaTCTTGAAGGGGCTCTAAAACCCCCCTCTGGGGCCACTAGGGCTTGGAGGCACCAATGGTCACAATGCCAACTAGCTTGATCGTTTCCTTTTCTTGATGTGATTTTTAGTTTAAGCCTCATTTGGAGAGGATtcatcagctgctggctgagctggccTTCGAAGACACTTCCCCACTGAAAGGCTTCTGAAagcctggaactggctgcccaggagcagaaAGTTCCTCTTTTCCAGCTGGATCTCGGCAAGGGGAAAGGCTCGGGGCGGGGGAGCATAGGTGATTTAGGAGGGGTAGAGAGAGGCAATCGCTGTCCTCAGGGCTGGAATTGCTCTCTCCAGGGCTGGCTCTTTCCTTTCTGACCCCAGCTTCCCCCACAAGAAGGATAAAATAATAGGGAAAAGGTctaaggaaggagaaggggaggggaggggacgaCAAGGGAGATGCaggtggggggtgtggggacGACAAGGGATGCAGGTGGTGGGGGGGATGGATGCCACATCCCTGCAAGTGTTGCCCCTGGCAGTGTCCAAgttcaggctgggcagggcagggctttgagcagcccggcctgggtgcccctgcccgtggcagggggcttggaaccgGCTGATCTGTAAGAcccttcccaacccaaccccttccaggCTTCTGTGAAGGAAGCTGCAAGATGTTTTCCAGCCCCAGAGCGGTCACATCAGCTCGTTTCCAGGCACGTCCGGCTACAAGAGCTTTTAAAGCacggaggggtttggaggggatTTTATTGTTCTGCTCTTTCACTGTTTGCGAGGAGAGGTTCGGGCAGCGGCCAGAAGGTGCTGCCCCCACCGCCGGGCGGGGACCTCCCTCTCCTAAGTAGCACTACAAAGAGCGACTCGGCGTGACAAAACTCCGCCTtcgaaagagaaacaaacaaaaactccacgttttgcttaaaaaaaaaaacaccaacaacccaaaaccaaacgaAGGCCAAAAGCCCACAAGCGCCCACCCGCAAAAGCCATCACCACCACGAGGCGCTCCAGCCGTTCAAGTAGTAGAGGCAGGGCAGGTACTGCCAACCCCCCCGCAGCGCCAGCAGGGATGCTCCTGGCAGCTCCGCTGCCTTCTGCCCGGCCAGCCCCGGGTCCAGTCTGCTGATGTCGGAGGCCACCTGTTTCCTTTTGGTCTTGTACCTCCTGTTTTGGAACCAGATTTTCACCTGGGTCTCGGTGAGCTGCAGGTTCTTGGCCAGGTGGGCTCGCTCGGGGGCCGAGAGGTATTTCTGGCGGCTGAATTTCCTCTCCAGTTCGATCACCTGGCTGTGGGAGAAGGCGGCTCGGGAGCGCTTGGGCTGCTTGGGGGGACGCTGGGGGCCGGGAGGGGAcggcggcggcggagcggcGCAGTCGGGCGGCTGGGACTCCGGTGTGGCATCtgtgggaggggaaagaggagtTAGCCGGTTGGAATTTGCCCGAATCGTTTGGGGTTTCCCCTTCCCAGAGAGCAAAATAGTCACAGTACAgcggtgaggagcagctgagggacctgggaaggtgctgagcctggagaagaggaggctgaggggagagcttctggctggagacctcctggctctctgaaaggagactggagcaaagtattcaTAGAACactagtgaggagcagctgagggacctggaagtGTTGAGCCTCaacaaaaggaggctgaggggagagcttctggctctctgaaaggaggttgaagcaaAATATTCATAGTCcagtggtgaggagcagctgagggaccagggaaggtgctgagcctggaggaaaggaggctgaggggagagcttctggctggagacctcctggctctctgaaaggagactggagcaaagtattcaTAGAACactagtgaggagcagctgagggaccagggaaggtgctgagcctggaggaaaggaggctgaggggagagcttctggctctctgaaaggaggttggacacAGATGAGGATTGGTCTCTCTtctcaaggaacaagtgatagcagcaagaggaaacagcctcaagctgccccatgggaggtttaggttggacaccagaaGAAACTTCcccactgaaagggttgtcaaagcctggaccaggctgcccagggaggtggttgaatccctatcTCTGGAGCTGTTTTAGAGCTGCAGAGatcacagggttggaagggacctcaaggatcatctagttccaacccccctggcacgggcagggactcctcacaccagagcaggttgctcagagccacatcaatgtggtgctgagggccatggtttagcctcaGCCTTGGTCaagttagggaatggttggggtgggtgaccttaaaggtcttttccacccaaaaatgattctgtggttctgcattagtggtcatggaggtgatGGCTagaaggttgggcttgatcttaagagatctttttccaaccttactgattctgtgattctttattaCACCCATAGCTATTCacacaatctctctctctatatatatgcTCACACTATATCAATAGATATTCATATGATAGCCACCCAGACTCAGCTAGTCACACACATTGTTATCCCCATGCATTATTCTCCACACCTGGAAGTgtccaaagccaggttggatggagccttgcacaccctgggctggtgtgaggtgtccctgcccatggcagggagcggGGGGTggcaactggatgatctttaaggtccctcccaaccctttcTATCATTCCATGATATTTATTCACTGTTCCTCTGTGTTCAGCATTCTCCTTTTCACTTCATGGAGTGAACACCACCTTGAAGCCCTACAAGGGAGCTGTGGggtcccccccccaccccccaactcACTCTTTCTCAGCTGAGACAAGCAGCTGTTGACTTAAGGGCATAAATTCAAGGGGC
The DNA window shown above is from Dryobates pubescens isolate bDryPub1 chromosome 31, bDryPub1.pri, whole genome shotgun sequence and carries:
- the NKX3-1 gene encoding homeobox protein Nkx-3.1, which produces MSAGVLPVRRQTAPSSTPEGMSQTPVAAQKTLPVSSRPRTSFLIQDILWDGVRPERGKSGGFGSPTDTEETAVGGSEDPGAAPGHPPGRTHPPGAPQARETPHKEDADATPESQPPDCAAPPPPSPPGPQRPPKQPKRSRAAFSHSQVIELERKFSRQKYLSAPERAHLAKNLQLTETQVKIWFQNRRYKTKRKQVASDISRLDPGLAGQKAAELPGASLLALRGGWQYLPCLYYLNGWSASWW